The DNA region GCCGATCAGGGCGCGCCGCAATTCGCCGTAAACCCGGTCCTGAACGGTTTCGCGCCCCACCGGCGCAAGGCCCACGGTCGATGTCTCTGTGTCCACGACTGCACCCGGAACGAATCATCTTGTCCGGTCAATTAGACGACTCTACTGTGATCAGATCAAGTGTGATCACAGATCAAACATCATGGATGCAGAGGTGACCCCACCCATTCTTGAAGCCCGGTCCCTGACCCGCAGGTTCGGCGGCATCGCGGCGGTGCGCGACATGTCGCTGTCCATCGCCCCCGGCGAAATCCTGGGTCTGATCGGCCCGAACGGCGCGGGCAAGACCACGATGTTCGATCTTCTGTCCGGATCGGTTCGCCCGTCCGCGGGCACGATCCGGCTGAAGGGGCGCGATGTGACGCGCGAGGCGGCGCATCACCGGCTGGCGCAGGGGCTGGGGCGCACCTTCCAGATCCCGCGACCTTTCCCCGACCTGACCTGCACCGAGAACCTGCTGATCGCCCGCCAGAACCAGACAGGCGAACGGCTGTTCGCAAACTTCCTCGCCTCCCGCCGGATCGCGGCCGAGGAACGCGCGGCCCGCGAAAAGGCGCACGAGATTCTGGACCTGATGCTGCTGACCCGTCTGGCGGACGAGCCGGCCCGCTTCCTGTCGGGCGGGCAGCGCAAGCTTCTGGAACTCGCCCGGGTGATGATGGCCGACCCCGCATTGATCCTGCTGGACGAACCGGCCGCCGGGGTGAACCCCTCGCTCCTCGAGGTGCTGATCGACCGCATCCAGGCCATCAACGCGCGTGGCGTCACCTTCCTTCTGATCGAACACAACATCGACATGGTGACGCGGCTGTGCAGCCGGCTGATCGTCATGGCGAACGGCTCGCTTCTGTGCGAGGGCGCACCCGATGACGTGGCGCGCGACCCGCGCGTGATCGAGGCTTATCTCGGCGGGGCAGCGGCATGACCATCCTGACCACGCGCAACCTTGTCGCCGGATACGAACCGGGCCTCGCCATCGTGCGGGGCGCCTCGATCAACGTCGCCGCCGGCGAGATCGTGGTGATCCTCGGCCCGAACGGCGCCGGGAAATCCAGCCTCATCAAGGCCATCGCGGGCCTTGTGCCCATCAGCGAAGGCAGCGTCACGCTGGAGGGCCGCGACATCACCGCCCTGCCCGCGCACCGCAAGATCCGCGAGGGCCTGGCCTTCGTGCCGCAGACCGAAAACGTCTTTCCCCGCATGACGGTCGAGGAAAACCTGCGCCTGTCCATCGGCATCTTCCCCGACCGCAACGTCGCGCAGGGCATCGAGGAAACCTATGCCCTCTTCCCCGATCTCGCCCGCCAGTCCCGGCTTCTCGCCGGCAGCCTTTCGGGCGGGCAACGGCAGATGCTGGCCGCCGCGCGCGCGCTGATCGTCAAGCCGCGCGTCCTGATGCTGGACGAACCCTCCGCCGGGCTCTCGCCCAAATTCGTGGAACAGGTCTTCGCCCGCCTGCAAGAGGTGCGCGCCACTGGCGTCACCATCGTCCTTGTCGAACAGAATGCCCGCGCCGCCCTGTCCATCGGCGACCGCGCCTATGTGCTGGTCGAAGGTCGCGAGGCGCATGAAGGCCCCGCCCGCAGCCTCTGGGACGACCCGCTGATCGCAGAGCTTTACCTTGGCAAGCGGAAGGAGGCGTCATGACCCTGCAATTCCTTCTGGATGGTGTGATTTCCGGCGCGATGATCGGCCTCGGCGCCATCGGCATCACACTGACCTATTCCATCCTGCGCTTCTCCAACTTCGCCCACGGCGACCTCATGGCCTGGGGCGCCTATGCCGCCCTTGTCGCCGTAGGGGCCATCGGCAGCCTGTTCGGCGGGGCCGCTCCCATCCTGCCCCTGTCCTTCGGCCTGCCGCTGATCCTGTCCACCCTCCTTGCCATGGCCGTGGCCTCGGCCATCGCGCTCGCGCTCGACTGGCTCCTCTTCGCGCGGCTGCGCGCCCGCGGCCAGGCGATCATCGTGGTGATGGCCTCCTTCGGCGCCTCGATGGCGCTGCGCAACCTGCTGGAGTTCCTCTTCACCTCGAGCCCTGCCTACTATTCCAACGCCCTGCAGATCGCCAAACCCCTCGGCCTCGGCATCCGCATCACGCCGGACCAGGTGGCGCTCCTGGCCATGACCCTGGCCCTCGTGACCGCCATGCACCTCTACCTCACCCGCAGCCAGCGCGGTCGCGAGATGCGGGCCTATGCGCAGAACCCGGCACTGGCCCGCGTCGTCGGCATCGACACCCGCGCCGTCATCCGTGCGACCTGGATCGTCGGCGCCTCGCTCGCCGCCGCCGCCGGGGTCATGGTCGGCGTGCTGGTCCAGATCCGCCCGCTCATGGGGCTCGACCTGCTCCTGCCCATGTTCGCCGCCGCCATCCTTGGCGGCATCGGCTCTGTCCCCGGCGCCGTCCTCGCCGGCCTCATCATCGGCCTCAGCGAGGCAGCCGCCGTGCAGTTCATCGGCGCCGAATGGCGGGCCGGCGTCTCCTTCGTGATCCTGATGGCCGTGCTTCTGGTCCGCCCCACGGGCCTCTTTGGAGTGACCGAGAGATGATCGACCTTCTGGGCTACGGCGCCTTCTTCCTGTCGACCGCCCTGATCTTCGGGATCATCACCCTAGGGCTGAACCTGCAATGGGGGCTGACGGGCCTGTTCAACGTGGGCATCGCGGGCTTCGTGGCCATCGGCGCCTATACCTCGGCGCTGCTCACCACGCCCGAGGCGGCAGATCGTGTCGGCGGCTTCGGCTGGCCCATCGCGCTTGGCTGGGTGGCCGCCATGCTGGTGACCGGCGGCGCCGCCGCCTTCACGGGCTTTGCCACCCTGCGGCTGAAATCCGACTACCTTGCCATCACCACATTCGGCGTAGCCGTCGTCGTGCAACTTGTGGCGCTGAACGCCCAGGGGCTGACGGGCGGCCCCTTCGGCGTGGCCTTCATCCCCCGCCCCTTCGCCGACCTGCAATCCGATCCGCTGGCCTTCAACCTGGTGAACCTCGCCGTCATCGGCGCCGTCACCCTGGCCATCTACCTTGCGCTGGAACGGCTGGCGCACAGCCCCTGGGGCCGTGTGCTGAAAGCCCTGCGCGAAGACGAACGCGCCGCCATCTCTCTGGGCAAAAGCGCCCGCTCCTACCGCATCCAGGCCTTCGCCGTGGGCGGCGCCGTCATGGGCCTCGCCGGCGCGGTGCAGGCACATTTCATCGGCTTCATCGCACCCGACAACTATGTCCCCACCCTGACCTTCCAGGTCTGGGCCATGCTCATGGTGGGCGGCTCGGGGTCCAACCGCGGCGCGCTGATGGGCGCGCTGGTGGTCTGGGTGCTTTGGATCGGCGCGGGAAGCCTCTCTTCGGCCGTCGTGCCCGGCGACTGGCAGGCCCGCGCCGCCAGCCTGCAGATCGTCGCCATCGGCGTCACGCTCTGCATCATCCTTCTCCTGCGCCCGCAGGGCTTCTTCGGCCCGCGCCGCGGCGGTGGCATGGAATGACCCTGCCCGACCCCGCCACGCTCTGGCACCAGACGGCGCCGCCCCTCGCGCCCTTCCCCCGCTTCGCCGGGCGGGCCGAGGCCGACCTCGCCGTCATCGGCGGCGGCTTCTCGGGTCTGTCCACTGCGCTCCATGCCGCGCAGGACGGCCTGACCGTCGTCCTCCTGGAAGCCAACCGCATCGCCTGGGGCGCCTCGGGGCGCAACGCGGGCTTCGTGGTGCCCAACTTCGCCAAGGCCGATCCCGACGGCATCCGCACGACACTCGGGGCCGACCGGGGCGACCGCCTCATCCGCATGGCCGCCGACAGCGCAGATCTCGTCTTCGGGCTGATCCGCCGCCACGCCATCGACTGCGACGCCGCCCAGGCCGGCTGGATCCAGCCCTCCCATTCCGAAGCCGCCTTCGCCCGCGCCCGGCAGCGCGTCGCGCAATGGCAGCGCGAAGGCCGCCCGGTCGAGCTGCTCGATGCCACTGCCATCGCGCAACTCACCGGCGTTCCCGGCTGGCGCGGCGGCTGGATCGACCGCTCGGCCGGCACGCTGAACCCGGTGGCCTATGCCCGCGGCCTGGCCCGCGCGGCCGCCCTGGCCGGGGCGAACCTGCACGAAGACAGCCCCGTCACCGCGCTCCGCCCCATCGGAGAGGACTGGGAAGTCGCCACCCCCGGCGGCAGCCTCACCGCCCGCCGCGTCGTGCTGGCGACCAACGCCCATGCCGGAAGCCTCTGGCCGGGCCTGGCGCAAAGCTTCTTCCCGCTCCGCGTCTTCCAGATCGCGACGGCCCCGGTTCCGCAGGCCGACCGAGCCCGACTTCTCCCGCAGGGCATGGCGCTGTCCGACAGCCGCCGGAACCTTTTCACCTGCCGCTTCGACCCCGAGGGCAGGCTCATCACCGGCGGTATGCACATCCTCGGCCCCGGCGCCGACCGGCGCGTGCCGCGCCGCATCCTGAACCGTATCGCTCAGGCGCTCGGGCTCGACGGGCGGCTCACCCTGACGCATGCCTGGTCGGGCCTGGCCGCCGTCAGCCCCGATTTCCTGCCGCGCGTCATCGAACCCGCCCCCGGCCTGATCGCGGGCTTCGCCTGCAACGGACGCGGCATCGCCATGACAACGGCCATGGGCCGCGAACTGGCCGATTGGGCCGCGGGCCGCCCGTCCGATGCGCTCGCCCTGCCGCGTGTGCCGCTTCAGACCATCCCGCTGCACGGCCTCAGCCGCCTTGCCCCCAACCTGCTGCTTCCCGCCAGCATCCTGCGCGACCGGCTGGAAAGCCCCGCCGCCCTTCCGAGATGAGGTTCCCATGACAGATGCCCCGGACGGCTCCGGCTACCTGCTCTATCACTCCATCGGCCAGTATCCCGGCAAGGCGCAGGACATGGCGCGCGGCCTCGCGGCCTTCGCCGAAACCTGGGGCCGGGCCGATACCGCGCAATG from Neotabrizicola shimadae includes:
- a CDS encoding ABC transporter ATP-binding protein produces the protein MTPPILEARSLTRRFGGIAAVRDMSLSIAPGEILGLIGPNGAGKTTMFDLLSGSVRPSAGTIRLKGRDVTREAAHHRLAQGLGRTFQIPRPFPDLTCTENLLIARQNQTGERLFANFLASRRIAAEERAAREKAHEILDLMLLTRLADEPARFLSGGQRKLLELARVMMADPALILLDEPAAGVNPSLLEVLIDRIQAINARGVTFLLIEHNIDMVTRLCSRLIVMANGSLLCEGAPDDVARDPRVIEAYLGGAAA
- a CDS encoding branched-chain amino acid ABC transporter permease, which translates into the protein MIDLLGYGAFFLSTALIFGIITLGLNLQWGLTGLFNVGIAGFVAIGAYTSALLTTPEAADRVGGFGWPIALGWVAAMLVTGGAAAFTGFATLRLKSDYLAITTFGVAVVVQLVALNAQGLTGGPFGVAFIPRPFADLQSDPLAFNLVNLAVIGAVTLAIYLALERLAHSPWGRVLKALREDERAAISLGKSARSYRIQAFAVGGAVMGLAGAVQAHFIGFIAPDNYVPTLTFQVWAMLMVGGSGSNRGALMGALVVWVLWIGAGSLSSAVVPGDWQARAASLQIVAIGVTLCIILLLRPQGFFGPRRGGGME
- a CDS encoding NAD(P)/FAD-dependent oxidoreductase, coding for MTLPDPATLWHQTAPPLAPFPRFAGRAEADLAVIGGGFSGLSTALHAAQDGLTVVLLEANRIAWGASGRNAGFVVPNFAKADPDGIRTTLGADRGDRLIRMAADSADLVFGLIRRHAIDCDAAQAGWIQPSHSEAAFARARQRVAQWQREGRPVELLDATAIAQLTGVPGWRGGWIDRSAGTLNPVAYARGLARAAALAGANLHEDSPVTALRPIGEDWEVATPGGSLTARRVVLATNAHAGSLWPGLAQSFFPLRVFQIATAPVPQADRARLLPQGMALSDSRRNLFTCRFDPEGRLITGGMHILGPGADRRVPRRILNRIAQALGLDGRLTLTHAWSGLAAVSPDFLPRVIEPAPGLIAGFACNGRGIAMTTAMGRELADWAAGRPSDALALPRVPLQTIPLHGLSRLAPNLLLPASILRDRLESPAALPR
- a CDS encoding branched-chain amino acid ABC transporter permease, whose protein sequence is MTLQFLLDGVISGAMIGLGAIGITLTYSILRFSNFAHGDLMAWGAYAALVAVGAIGSLFGGAAPILPLSFGLPLILSTLLAMAVASAIALALDWLLFARLRARGQAIIVVMASFGASMALRNLLEFLFTSSPAYYSNALQIAKPLGLGIRITPDQVALLAMTLALVTAMHLYLTRSQRGREMRAYAQNPALARVVGIDTRAVIRATWIVGASLAAAAGVMVGVLVQIRPLMGLDLLLPMFAAAILGGIGSVPGAVLAGLIIGLSEAAAVQFIGAEWRAGVSFVILMAVLLVRPTGLFGVTER
- a CDS encoding ABC transporter ATP-binding protein, whose amino-acid sequence is MTILTTRNLVAGYEPGLAIVRGASINVAAGEIVVILGPNGAGKSSLIKAIAGLVPISEGSVTLEGRDITALPAHRKIREGLAFVPQTENVFPRMTVEENLRLSIGIFPDRNVAQGIEETYALFPDLARQSRLLAGSLSGGQRQMLAAARALIVKPRVLMLDEPSAGLSPKFVEQVFARLQEVRATGVTIVLVEQNARAALSIGDRAYVLVEGREAHEGPARSLWDDPLIAELYLGKRKEAS